The segment TTGTCCATCAAGTTGATGATGGCAGTTTTGAGCAGTTGCTCGTTGCCTAGGATTGTCAATTGACTTTCGTCATCCAGATCAGCATCCAATGACACATCTACCTGATAGGTTGTGTTTCGTTTGATCAACTCACTCCTCACTTGCCAGACTATATCGTCTATCCTGAGGGGCTTCAACTCCACCTCCTGAGACTCCGAACTGGTCTGAGCCAGCAAGAGCAGACGGTTGGATATATTGTTGAGGTTCTTCATGTCCTCCAGTGCGGACTGGATGGATTGTAGGTATTCTTCATTACTTCGCGATTTGAGCAGAGTTACCTCCAATTGTCCCGTGATGGCAGTCAGTGGCGTCCTCAATTCATGAGAAGCGTTGGCGATGAAATTCTTCTGCACCTTGAATGCTGTCTCCAGTCGATCCAGCATTTTATTAAAGGTATTCGCCAGTTGTGCAATTTCATCCTTGCCATTACCTTCCTCGACTCGCAGGTTGAGACTGGTGATGGTGATGTCGTTGACCTGCTCTATGACACGAGAGATAGGTTTCAACACCCTACCAGAAAAAACCCATCCCGAGATGAATACCAGTACTATACTCATCCCAAACACCACCAAAAGGACTATTTGTAAATTTTTAAGTTTTTTTAATCCATAAATATCTACAGCAGCTGCAAAAACCACAAAACGATCATATTGATCTGAAAAAAGGAATCCAAGTACTTCGTATTGTCCCTTTGAAAATCGAATTTCTTCATTAAGACGAATTTCATCCAACATCTCTGGAGTAATGCCCAATAGATCCTCGTCATCCGAACTATAGAGTTTTTCATTTTGATAATTGAATATTATAATCTTTTCTTCTGGCAGATTGACAGGATTATCAAACTCTATTTTTCGTAGGAGATTAGCATCTACTTCTTCTACCTCTATCAGCAGCTTGGCGATATTGGTGCCTTTGTTGAGAAGCCTGGTATAAAAATCGTCTCGTCGGTAGTCTGCTGAGAAAAAGTAAATAGAAATAGATGAGAGCGACAGAATGATCGCTACAACTAGGATAAAGAGATAAGTCAATCTATTTCTGATCTGCATGACTACTCTGTGTCAAAAATGTAGCCACTGCCGATGCGTGTATGAATCAGCTTCATCGGAAAGTCCTTATCTATCTTTTTGCGCAAGATGTTAACATATACATCGACCACATTGGTGCCTGTATCAAAATTGAGATCCCAGACCTTGACAGTGATATCACCACGAGAAACCACCCTACCCTTATTGCGCATGAAGTACTCCAAGAGACTAAATTCCTTGGCTGTAAGTTCTATGATTTTCCCTGCTCTGACTGCCTGCTTCTTATCCAAATCAAGCTCCAAATCTGCAACCTTGAGTTTGTTGCTGCTATGAACCAATCCTGCACTTCGTTTAGTCAGTGCACGAATTCTAGCCAGCAATTCAGCAAACTCGAAAGGCTTGACCAAATAATCATCAGCTCCCGCATCAAATCCAAAAACTTTATCTTCAGTAGTTCCCAAAGCGGTCAGCATCAGTATAGGCACATCGTCTTTGACTTCTTTGATTTGCTTACAAAGCTCTATGCCGTTGATATAGGGAATGATAATGTCCAGCAAAATGATATCATAGTGATTTTTGGTCGCGAACTTGAGTCCCATCTGACCATCATACACCACCTCCACCTCATAGTCCTGCTCTGCCAATCCTTGCTTCAGGAATGCCGCCACCTTGGGTTCATCTTCTACAACTAGGATTTTCATGGATTGTCTGCCAAAACGAAAATATAGATGCTTTGTTCGGTAATATTGATGCAGATTCCAATTATTTCAAATAACTAGATGACATCAATAAATCCTATCTTATACCAACCTCTTCAGCATTTTGATCTGACCATAATGCATACTTTCATGTAGGTTGTTGAAACGGATAGCATCTTCTATCGTGTTGAGAATTACGCCATAGCTGGTTTGGAAAGTCTCGTAATCACCGAATATTTGTTGCGAATAATCCTGCTCGATCTGAGAGACCGACGGAATCAATTGGTTTTTGGCAAACTCTATCATTTGGTAATTAATTTCTTCAGAAGGGATAGTACCTTTCCTATACGACTCTATGATGCCTGTGTCTATTTTGCATGCCGTATTGCTCTTCATATAGAGCAGTACTTGAGGTGTGACAATGACATGAATGGCATTCCATAGGATGTTGTTGTTAAACCCCTTGGGAATACTACAAAGTTGCGCTGGCGTACAAGCCTCCATCTCTTTGAGAATATTTGCCCTTGTGGCAGTCAATAAGGTGAATTGTTCTTTCATACAGTGTAGATTAAATACCTATTTCATACGTAGCTCGGTAAACAAAGATCAGAAATAAACCTACTTTGTCCTATCCATGTAAAGCTTGAAGTCCTTGCATTGCAATTCCATGGGAGTAACTGTGCCATAGAAAGTAGTTTTTGGACCTATTACAGTCCCACCCAGTTTTGAAATGATTTCAACTGTGACATCTCTAGCCTCTATGATGACCTTGTCCACCCCTGACTCGAATACCTCAGTAAGAGAACGTATGATCAACTGCATCCCTACACCGCGCCCACGCAGTGAAGACGCTATGGCGAGCCGTCCCCAGTGCCATTCGGACGCTTCCTCCCATGCAGCAACTATGCCTACGATCCTATCATCCTCTTTAACACCCCACCACATTTGAAGATCATTTTTCAAGGGAATCAGTTCCTTTGGAATATGTTGCTCTTGATAGAATACCTCTTCCAAAAAACGAATAGCATGATCGTACCAAGACGGATCAAGACGTTCGATTAAAAAACATGGTGATTTTGATGTTTCGTTATCCAAGGCTCAAATTTTAAATTGATCAACCCACCTACCTCTTGAGATAGCAAGCTCACATTTGATGTATTTAAGTCCTTCGAAATCTGCCAGATACAGTACAAGACCTCAGTCCCCCACCATATATCCAAGA is part of the Reichenbachiella agarivorans genome and harbors:
- a CDS encoding HAMP domain-containing sensor histidine kinase produces the protein MQIRNRLTYLFILVVAIILSLSSISIYFFSADYRRDDFYTRLLNKGTNIAKLLIEVEEVDANLLRKIEFDNPVNLPEEKIIIFNYQNEKLYSSDDEDLLGITPEMLDEIRLNEEIRFSKGQYEVLGFLFSDQYDRFVVFAAAVDIYGLKKLKNLQIVLLVVFGMSIVLVFISGWVFSGRVLKPISRVIEQVNDITITSLNLRVEEGNGKDEIAQLANTFNKMLDRLETAFKVQKNFIANASHELRTPLTAITGQLEVTLLKSRSNEEYLQSIQSALEDMKNLNNISNRLLLLAQTSSESQEVELKPLRIDDIVWQVRSELIKRNTTYQVDVSLDADLDDESQLTILGNEQLLKTAIINLMDNGCKYSPTHRVAISIEKDGDLLLLRFNDQGIGIDSNELKHVFEPFYRSKRAITYKGHGIGLSLVDRIIQLHKGRIEVESVLGQGTTFTIFFDSGE
- a CDS encoding response regulator, which codes for MKILVVEDEPKVAAFLKQGLAEQDYEVEVVYDGQMGLKFATKNHYDIILLDIIIPYINGIELCKQIKEVKDDVPILMLTALGTTEDKVFGFDAGADDYLVKPFEFAELLARIRALTKRSAGLVHSSNKLKVADLELDLDKKQAVRAGKIIELTAKEFSLLEYFMRNKGRVVSRGDITVKVWDLNFDTGTNVVDVYVNILRKKIDKDFPMKLIHTRIGSGYIFDTE
- a CDS encoding DinB family protein, whose protein sequence is MKEQFTLLTATRANILKEMEACTPAQLCSIPKGFNNNILWNAIHVIVTPQVLLYMKSNTACKIDTGIIESYRKGTIPSEEINYQMIEFAKNQLIPSVSQIEQDYSQQIFGDYETFQTSYGVILNTIEDAIRFNNLHESMHYGQIKMLKRLV
- a CDS encoding GNAT family N-acetyltransferase is translated as MDNETSKSPCFLIERLDPSWYDHAIRFLEEVFYQEQHIPKELIPLKNDLQMWWGVKEDDRIVGIVAAWEEASEWHWGRLAIASSLRGRGVGMQLIIRSLTEVFESGVDKVIIEARDVTVEIISKLGGTVIGPKTTFYGTVTPMELQCKDFKLYMDRTK